The genomic DNA GtgtgatgataataataacgCGACAAGTAGCACAATATTATGATGATACATTATTTTTCAAAGCTGACATATCCTTCATCATGGAAGACGAAAACACtaatccataatgatcaagtTAAATTGCGACATAGAGTCTTCCAATGTAAAATTGTTTTCCACAGTTTTGCTTGAAATGCTTCTTAAAAAGTGAAGCTGCTTACTTTGTATAACATATTGCTCGATATGCTTTTTGAAACCCGAATCCACTGGTTTATCGTAAAttgtttcacttttttttaaatcattttgtcattttaaaaGTGAGAATCATTTTCATATCGTAATTGCAttgtaattttaactttagAGTGAGAAATTTTTCATGATTATGGGAAGAATATTGTCATTCATAAGTTGGGGTCATATTAGTCCTATCAATTATAGAATTAAGAGTAATGTTTGGTCATTGAACCCACTGCCACGCGAGAATGTATGATTACAGCTTGGGCATATTAATTCTACACAATTATGTGCTCTTAGACATTGAGAAGGGTATGAAACCAATGAAAAATTTCTCTCTCTTAACATTTCTTCTATGAGTTAGCATATATAAACATAATCTTCAAGTCCTTATTTACAATATTAAGGgatatttcatatttgtattatatatttttaaaagaaattgtacctgaaataatataaaaagaaaccTAATATGATTGACCTAATCATTAAAGAATATGTCTTCCTTGGGAAAATCCTAAGTTCAGGCCACCTCATAAATTATGCAGGAGAATACTCTCTATTAAGCCATTTGTACGACCTGTGTGGACGGACCGACCTGTTCCGTGAACTTGTAGAGCAAGGACGCTCGGAACCCCttgttataataataataataataataataatataatgatTGCTCATAATGATCtagtttattttatattgaaCTATTGCACCTTaatccttcttctcctctacATTTGATTTATATAGAAACTTTCCGCCCAACACAAAACAACCGATGAACTCACAGCAGTGCAAATTTAACTAACAGGTCGTGCAGCAAGCGACGAAGATAAAATGATGATCAAAGACTTAACAATTTGGGGTATTGCACCAAATGAAGTTTATTAAACCGATAATATTACATTATTACACATCGAGTGAATTCTAACAGTTCATTTTCCTTTCAAGAATATACAATCACAGGGTCTCATCCGAAGAGAGAAATTCAGAGGCTGACATAAGATAATTACAATGTAAAATCCCGCATAGCTGTCGGCGTTCTCTTAAAATTGCATGGCAGCATGAAGAGAGCTCGAGTCCCAGAGATCATTGCCCCGAGTCTTCACTTACCCTCCCATTATTTGTTGTTCCCTGCAGAGATTGAACGAATCCTTCCCAATTTAATCTTCTCTTCCGGTGGTTTTACAGCCTGATCATGTGGCAGATAAAACTTATGAGAAACCCGACAAATGGAAGTTACTCGACAAATTCGAAACATTGCAGGGACTTCTCGGTAACAAAAAGTTGAACTTGCCTGACATTACTTGATTCCGAGTTTAAAGAGCGCCGGGAGTGTCTCTCATGCTAATATTCAGACTGTTCCGCATGGTCCGTCTTCCTATTCCCGCGTTACCCTTTTGCATCATGGCAACAAATTCCCCGTAATCAATTCTTCCGTCCTGAAACAGGGAAGTAAGAATGAGAAACTTTCAGTTTCAGTTCTCAGTGCAGGTTTTCCAGTAACTTTCCATGTTCGTTGAGACaagagaaaatggaaaataaatggAGAACTCCCTAGTTTCCGAAAGTCAAGCATTGTAAACTTAGCAAGTTAAACTCCTCCACTTTAGTGCAAGTAAAGTTATCCAATCAAAACAATAGAACTTGGTTTCGTTTTCTAACCAACCGGCAAAAGATGCGAGAGACACCCTCGATGCATAACAACAAAGAATTGTCCTGTAGAATCTTGATGGAACTTACATTGTCTTGGTCGACCTCTCTTATGATATCTTCCAAGAACATATCGGTCATATTATGCTCCAAGCAAGCCTGCTGGAGCTCATCAACTGTAATGTAACCACTTCCGTCTTTGTCAAAGTACCGGAATGCTGCCACTAGATGTTCCTCTCGTTCCAGTTTATTAAGGTGAATCGTCGCAGCAATAAATTCTCCGTAATCAATCGTCCCGCTGTTGTCCACATCAGCCTGAAAAAAGTTTTAGGTGTGTGCACACATTGTTTTCTAGCCCGAATTGGAAATTTCAGATATTAAATATTAGCAGAAATGAGATTGACTGCAtcataaatgaaaaatgaacaactcattaatttgattttgcaGTCAGGTAAATGAGAATCTTTTGCTTCAGAATAAACAAGGGACATACTGCATCCATGAGATCACGAATCTCAGTATCTTTCATCGTGGAGCCATATCTTCGCAGACCTGCTTTCAGTTCATCGAATGTTATCGCCCCACTGTTATCGGTATCCATGGCTTTGAACATTTCTCGCAACCCGGCAATTTCCTCCTCAGAAAGGCTCTCAGCAATTACCTAGGATCAGCAACAAAATCAGAACCTTTTGGATAATTACTGAACTCTGTCCGTTCATGTTCAATGAAAAAGTAAAGCTTTAAGAAAGGAAAGCGATGATTTTCATCCAACAAGAAGATATCATATATGCTGCAAATACCCGTAAAgccattttcttcaatttgttCATTGCGGAGAACTGTTTCAGACGGGACAGGACGGCTGCATCCAATGATCTATCAGGAGCCACCCCATTTTCGCAAATCCAAGGATGACCTGAGAGATTAAAACGGTATGTGCATCGGTCAAGGATCTTCCTTGCCCATATTCACTTTTCGACCTCCCAAATTTCAAAGAATCCTTCATTTGTGTAAATTTCTCTTTTCAcgtatttcattttcatttgagGCAATCGAAATAAAGATGTATTTATTTGACCAACCGTAATATAGAATTGAATCATTTTATATATGGATTTTGTTCCAATTCGGATCCGCTTACTTAGgatggaaagaaaataatcatCACAAAGCAGATACATAAAGCAATGTATGTCCGGGTCTTTTCTATCAAAACGAAGTTATGCTTACATAATACTTCATGAGCAGTCAAGCGTTCTGAGGGTTGAGAGCAGAGCATCTTCCTGATCAAATCTTTTGCACTGTCGGAGATTACAGGCCACGGATCTGAATCGAAGTCTATATATCCCTTCAACACGGCATCAAATATTCCTTGCTGTGTTTCTGCAACtccaagtaaaaaaaaaacacttagCATATGTCCCcggaaaatattaattttgcaatgtcaagtctttttttttcctccataCCTGCCCAAAATGGTGGTACACCACTCAACAATATGTAAAGTATGACTCCGGCTGTCCACACATCAGCTTCGGGTCCATAATGCTTTAAAAGCACCTCAGGAGCAACATAGTATGGACTACCAACCACGTCAGTAAATATTTGTCCTAGAGCACAGAACTAACAACATAAGTTCCATGGAGAGAGCAACACAAAGATCAGGTTTGGTAGGTTAACTTGTCATTTTGGTAGGTAGCAAAAGCACATTTACTACGAaggaatgaagatgaaccgtATGTAATCACCACAAAAAATTGTCACATTTAGTACGGTAAATATATTGTGCATTATACCATTCTCCATTGCCAGTGATAATAGGACTTCATAAGCAAGACTTGCCGAAATTTCTTTAAGTTCTTTAATGATGCCAATCTATCATGAGAAACTTTAATTTTCGGCAAGCCTCCATAAGATTTAGGACACAAATACTTGATAAACACAGGTGGAAAGAACATCTACGTAAATTCCATATGCTACAAATAGAAGTTTCGGATTCCTTACCCGGCTTGAAAAACACAGATAGCCCAAAGTCTATCGCCTTCAGAGAAAAATCATCATCCTTATTAACCAACAAGAAATTCTCTGGCTTAAGATCTCTATGCATAACCCCTAAGGAGTGACACGCCTGCACGACCCCGACAATAATCTTCGTCAGCTCAGCAGCCTTCCGCTCGCTGTAATGCCCCCTTTGGATGATCCGATCAAACAACTCCCCGCCAGAGCAAAGCTCCATCACAATGTGCACATACAAAGAATCCTCGTACGCGCCCTTGATCGTAACGATATTCTTGTGACCCGCCAAGTGGTGCATTATTTGAATCTCCCTCCTGACGTCCTCCACATCCTCCTTGGAGATCAGCTTCCTCTTTGAGATAGACTTACAAGCGTACTCGTTCCCAGTGGAAATCTCAGTGCACAAATAAGTCGTCCCGAACTGGCCCTGCCCCAACTTCCGGCCCAGGACGTAGAGGTCCCGGATGTTGGGGGTCTTGTGGCCCAACACGAAGTACGATTGGTTCTCAGCACCCTTCCTCATGATCGCTTCCCTCTTCCTAGGACTGACTATAACCGGTAAATTACTGATCTGATCCCTGTCCTTCTTAGGGGCGAACTCCGGCTGGTGGGAGTTGATGCTCGACGGGGAGTAGTCGGAGTTGGAGCGGTCCGAGTTGTTCCGCTTCGTGTAAGCAGTGGAAACCGAATGGTCTTGGGGATGATCGTAACCCTCAAAATATTTCCCTCCAAAAGGTCCACTACATGTGTTGCCCATAAAAGCAATCAATCCCACAACACGCACACGCACCGACAGACAGCCAGACAGACAGACAAATTTCAATTCACCGCTACTCCACAGCTCTTGATTTCTTCATCAAACGAAAAACTTGCCCCCTATCAATCACACGACACAGCAAAACGAATCAagaaaacagagcaaaaaaGGACCGATTTTGAGGGACACTCAGATTGGAAACCTCAAAGAACAGCACGAAGAAGGCGCAAGAAACAGAAACCCAACTGACATTTGATCTTCCTCCATGAAAGCAACACACCCACAAACATAAaggttagagagagagagagagggagggggatCTGATACCTAAAAAATTGCGGGAGAAATTCGTGTGGATTATCAGGACCAGTAATATGAATGAACAGGATAACCGACCGGGTGTCAGAATCCCCCCATTGTCTAAATGAACATTCAGAGGACGAGAACAGAGAATCCCAAAGTTCCAATCTTTTctttgaatttatttatttttggggaGATTGAGGTTACGTTTGTTCCTATCTTAAGGTGTTTCGCTGAGAAACGTCGGAGAGGAGAGAGGGCTGACCAGACCACAGACAGAGAGAGATGGTGgactcactctctctctctctctctgtgaaATTATATCACGCGGCTTCAacgttctttctttttttcatttctattcTTAGTCCTTCCACTTTGCCCTAAACCGAATTAGACCTAGTATATACCAAGTTTGGAATCGTTGCGATGCACTAGAACCCGTCTTCCTAATAAAACTTTTCACTTAACTTAATGACCCTCGTAAACCGCAAACACTTATTCAGCTGACACGACCGGGTTTCAGGATACTAAACAAAAACTTGGTCTGCAGTCGTGATCACGACGTACCGATCAGATATTAAATAACGTAGCTTTTAGTTAATGTCTGGCATTGCATGATCAACAAAATTGTTTTCTGGAACTCAAGCAAGTGCATTCTGATATTTTGTTAGAAGTTCGATTGACAATAAACAACTAATAATCTTCCATATATAaaagcaataaaaaaaaagttatatggTTGTCGTATATGAAATTGATAACTTTCTAAAAGTGTACACTTCAGAGCGTGTGAGCTGCCGTAAGATTTTGCAAACGAGGGGTTCAAGGAAGATCAAACACGGTCGTCTCTTCACTAATTATACATTCACACTCGAAGTGAGCAGTTTTGGGAACGTGTTACCGGGTTATAAATAGAAACTTTGTAAAGTTTGAGGGTCGAGAATCTAATATGTGCAGCAAGAAGGGACTCCAAAGAAAAGAATAGTTTCAACAGTTTTGACTTCAACGGGCGTCGGAGAAGAGTCAGAAGACAGCAAAGCCCGTGGATGGTTCTTGACCAATCCTCCATGTCCTGTTTTCACATAGACAACCCGTTTTGAATCAGGATTTCCTTTCCAAAAATAGAAATCGATATCTAACAATGTCTAATTAATCAGTCTTTTGTTCTATGGATAATGTGGTCGCGTAATTTAAATATAAGAGCTCTCCGGATGAGATCGCGTTTCAAGACTATTCTTGAATTCGGATCTTTGAATACCTGCCGGAGGGCATTAACAAAATTTTACGTTCGACTGTAATAGTGTAGAAACTTGTTTAGTTAAGAAAGAAATTTGTTTgcaatgataataataataataactaaatGGTTGTCACAATCTTAGGTTAGTGGGAAAAACTTCAAGGTGGCTCCATCATTCTATGCACAATCTCATTATTAAAAGTACTATACTACAGATCATCATATTATAGAATAATCTAGTAATGAGACCTCATATTATCGAATAAATGTTCTACTAAAAAATCAGTAGTGCTTTATCGATCCGACCCGATCAACCTGAATCTTTCAAAAAAGTTCGGGTGAGCAGCAGAGTTGTAATTTGTGAAATGTCGTGGCCCGATCTTTTGCAGATGCTCGGCTTGATTATCGTATTAAAAGTTGAACTAGtgggttttaatttttatgaaatagCTGGATCCAACAAAAATCCTAAAGCCGTAAAGCTAAAGACTTGGGCCAAAAATCAATCTCTATAAACTTTTCTATACCatcactgtttttttttttttaaatgtattccagcaatttaatttaatttataatcaaattttaattaataaaaaggaaaaaaagttaaaattaaatttgaacttaattccaccaataaaaaattgaaaagtattCTACCGAAAAAATTTTGAAGAGTGAAAATGTAAAGTCGAACTCTCCTTCTACTATTTCAATTTCCtttttgaattatattttcctttccttcttcaatttttggttttcttttaatttcaattttacttCTCATTTAATATGACAGTGTAATATCGCATCATCTCC from Punica granatum isolate Tunisia-2019 chromosome 2, ASM765513v2, whole genome shotgun sequence includes the following:
- the LOC116194079 gene encoding calcium-dependent protein kinase 26 encodes the protein MGNTCSGPFGGKYFEGYDHPQDHSVSTAYTKRNNSDRSNSDYSPSSINSHQPEFAPKKDRDQISNLPVIVSPRKREAIMRKGAENQSYFVLGHKTPNIRDLYVLGRKLGQGQFGTTYLCTEISTGNEYACKSISKRKLISKEDVEDVRREIQIMHHLAGHKNIVTIKGAYEDSLYVHIVMELCSGGELFDRIIQRGHYSERKAAELTKIIVGVVQACHSLGVMHRDLKPENFLLVNKDDDFSLKAIDFGLSVFFKPGQIFTDVVGSPYYVAPEVLLKHYGPEADVWTAGVILYILLSGVPPFWAETQQGIFDAVLKGYIDFDSDPWPVISDSAKDLIRKMLCSQPSERLTAHEVLCHPWICENGVAPDRSLDAAVLSRLKQFSAMNKLKKMALRVIAESLSEEEIAGLREMFKAMDTDNSGAITFDELKAGLRRYGSTMKDTEIRDLMDAADVDNSGTIDYGEFIAATIHLNKLEREEHLVAAFRYFDKDGSGYITVDELQQACLEHNMTDMFLEDIIREVDQDNDGRIDYGEFVAMMQKGNAGIGRRTMRNSLNISMRDTPGAL